From the genome of Sporomusa sphaeroides DSM 2875:
ATAACTTGAGGTTCATCTAAATGAATGCTGCCGGGGGAGGCTCCAAACAAAGTCTCTAACATTTTTTCGGCAATTGTTAATTTGGCTCTCAAAATTTGGGGATTGGACTCGTGGCCAAACTCCAGAGGTGAACTTGCTTCCAGCAGTGCGGCCATAACACCGCCAAAAAAACAGAGGGTTTCATCTATGTGAATAACATGAGTCACTCCGGCCTGGTTGCATTGCTCAAGAATGTGTGACAAAAGCGGATTGGTTATGGTAATGGTTTGGCGCCATAATTTATTGATTAACAACCCTTGTTTTTCTTTATACAACACCTTGCTGATTAATCCCGGTTCGCCAAGGTAGCTCAACCGGTAAAAGCGATTAATAAAAAATTGAAGTTTTTCTAAAATATTGTCAGGCTTAAACGCCTGAATTTCAGCTATCATATTTTGCACATGACTAATCAGGATAGCTTCCAAAATGGCCTCTTTTGAAGGGAAATAATAGTAAAAGGTTCCTTGCGCCACATTGACGTGTTTGACAATGTCCTGCACAGTCGTTTTTTGATATCCGTTGGCAAGAAAGAGTTCCAGTGCTGTGTCCATTAACTCAGCCTGGCGCACCTGAGGATCTTTGGTAACTCTAGAAATAGGAAACACTCCCCTTATTTTAACTGACTGACATCAGTTAAAATATTAAAATAAAAAGAAAATATTGTCAATCATCTTTTTATTAAAAGCTAGTGGTCTGTCTACGCTTTTTGCGTAGACAGACCACTAGTCAAAGCATTCCGGATATAATGTTTTGGCGATTTTTTCCACAACATCTATTATACGTACTCCGCCGTTATTTACACTAAAGAAAGGGACATTGATGATATTCCCCTGCTCAATGGCCCGCATACTTTGCAGTTCCCGGATGCCTTTCAGGTGAGTTATCGCTTCCTGATCGGTAAGATCTTTGGCAGCATCTTTCCTATTGACGGATACGAAGAGGATGAAATCGGGGTCGTGGGACAATACTTCTTCGGCACCGACGATAGCTGTCAGCGTGTCGCCGATGTGTTGGCCGCCGGCACTGGCAATCAGCGAGCTGACAAGATAGCTGCTGTCATACAGGGAAAACTTGCCGTCTAAATGATCCTGCAAGACCAAGACGGTTTTCTTTTGCGGGATGTTCCGTACTGCTGCCTCTACGCGGGCAACACGCTGCCGGCAGTCCTGGATATATTGATTGGCCTGATCCGGTATGCCAAAAATTTTACCGATATCGGCAATATAAGTGTAGACGTTATTTTCCAGCAGGGGCTTTGTTTGGCGTAAGGTACTGGGGACAATGAAGGTTGCCACGCCCCGTGTATGCCAGCTTTGTATATCGCCAAAGACATTTTCACTGAAGTGGTGGGGCCAGCCAATCACCATGTCAGGTTCCAGGTCCAGTATTTCCTCCCGGGAGGGGGCATACTGGGCCTGCAAAATTTTTGTTTTGGCATATTTTTCTCTCAATCGCTCCAACGGAGGGCCATAGGGTGCGACTGTAGCCAGGATACGGTCTTCGAGGCCTAATTCCAGCAGGAGTTCGGTTGCGCCCGGATGAGTAACGACCACACGGGTGGGAATCTGGCGGTATGTATATTCCACCAGGTTCCCGGCGGCATCAAAATTAGTAATGGTCACAGACGGGTAGCCTGTGCCGGTGGAAATAACAGGCAGACCTTTCGACGGATCTGGCGGCAGGGTGCCGCAGCCTGTGAGCGATAATGCGAGTAAACAGCTTATCAGTAGGAAGTTGATGTTTCTATTCAGCCTTATCGGCATTGCTCTATCTCCTTATGCATACCGGTGGGTAGGATAGTACGTTATCGACAAATAGCCGGTATCGGGGTTTTCCCGGATGTCACAATCAATTTCATACACATCCCGTACCAGACCGGGAGTCAAGACTTCTTTGGGAGAGCCATGGGCAATCAGCTTGCCGTCCTGCATCACATAAAGTTTGTCACAGTACATGGCAGCCAGGCTGAGGTCATGCAAAGCCGCAAGAATTCCAATTCCCAGTGATTTTACAATGGTAAGCAGCTGCAGTTGATACTTGATATCCAGATGATTGGTCGGTTCGTCCAGAACCAGTATCTCGGGCTGTTGTGCCAGCGCCCGGGCAAGAGTAACCCGTTGCTTTTCTCCGCCGGAAAGTGTTGAGAAACTACGGTCGGCATAGTGCTCCATACCTACTTTGCGGATTGCCTCCAGTGTAAGTTCATAATCGGAACGGTTATTGGTACCAAGGAAGCTCTTATGAGGTGTTCGTCCCATCATTACCATATCAAACACGGTAAAATCAAAATTTATGTTATTAAACTGTCCGACTACAGCCATCTTTTTGGCCGATTCCGCCAGTTTGACTTTTTTGTAGTCATTACCGTCCAAGAGAATGGTGCCGGTTGTCGGTTGGATTACCCGGTAGATGGTACGCAACAGGGTAGATTTGCCGCTGCCGTTTGGGCCGATAATCCCAACAAATTGCCCTTTTTTAGCATCTAGTGAGACATCCTGGATGATGTTTTTTTGGCAAAGGGTCACATTGATATTCTTCAGTGATAAATCCATGCCGATCCCCCCTACTTATTAGAAAATCCAAGCGAATTCTTAAATAAAACATACATGAAAAAAGGTGCGCCGATCAGTGCGGTAATAATGCCAATCGGCAGTTCGCCTGATGGCAGCGCTGTTCGCGCCAGCACATCTGCCCAAATGAGGAAGAGTGCTCCTGTCAGCATGGCAGATGGTAAGAGCCGTCTATGATCAGAACCCACAAACCCACGGACAATATGGGGTATGATTAAGCCGACAAAGCCGATTACCCCACAGGAGGAAACAATCAGGCCGGTGAGCAGGGCGGTAACAAGAATGATATTTCGCCGCACAGTTTGTAACGTAATGCCTAAGGTGGTGGCAGCTTCTTCGCCAAGCAGCAGGGCATTGAGATTACGCGACTGTGCCAGGAGGAATATAGAACCTAACAGTACACCCAGGCCTGGGAGCAATATATTGTTCCATTTGGCGGCAGCCAGTGAACCCATTGTCCAGAACGTTACCGTGCGGATGCCTTCAGCGCTGCTGGCAATGTAGATAATAAAGCTGGAAAAGGCACTAAATAACGCATTGGCGATAGTGCCGGCCAACACCATTTTGACTGTGGATACCTGACTGCCGATACCTGATAGTACCATGACCAACAAAGAGGCAGCCAGTGCTCCAATGAAAGCCCAAAAGGCGGTTGGCAAGCCGGAAAATATGCCGGACGCGTTAAGCAGGATAGAAAAGGTGGCACCAAGTGAAGCTCCGGCCGATATGCCCAAAATATAAGGATCAGCCAGTGGATTTTGCACCGAAGATTGCATGGCAGTGCCGCACATAGCCAGCCCGGCTCCGGTAATAACAGCCATAAGGATGCGGGGAAACCGGATTTCCCAGATGATGTCCAGATGAGCGCGTGATGCCTGGGCAGCAATATCGCCAATATTCATGTGGAACATTTTGAACAAAATAATCTTTAAGGCCGCTTCGGGGGCAATTTTTACCGTTCCAAAACAAACCGCCAGCAGCACTGATACTAGAACGCCGGTTATCAGTACTGTTGTCCAGCCGAGAAAAACTTGTTTTTTGCGGATAACTGCATCAAAGGGAAAGGGTTGCCGAGAGGGTACTTGCATCATGTGAGCTGGTCTCCTATTCGTTTTTGCCTGGGTGTAGTGGTATTTCACGCTATTTGAGAAGCACAGAGGCGGGCATACAGCCCTGCTTTTGCCAACAGTTCTTCATGCGACCCCTGCTCAACAATGTTGGTATCATCCAGCACAATGATTTTGTCTGCCCGGCGTACGGTGGAAAGACGGTGAGCAATGACCAGCAGGGTCCTGGTTCCGGCAAGCTGCTGGATCGCCTTTTGAATTTGTTTTTCGGCTTCCATATCGACAGATGCTGTTGCTTCATCCAGAATTAGCAGCGGGGTGTTGCGCAAAAGTGCCCGCGCAATTGCCAGACGTTGCTTTTGACCGCCGGACAGCAGGATTCCCCGCTCACCTACCAGGGAAGCGTAGCCTTGTGGCAGTGAGGCAATGAAGTCATGAATATACGCTTTTTTTGCCGCTTGTATCAGTTCTTCCGGGGTTGCATCCGGCCTCCCATAAGCAATGTTTTCAGCAATCGTGCCATTAAATAAAAATACTTCCTGAGGCACTACGCTCATTTGGCTGCGCAAGGATGCAAGCTCAATATCGCGCAGATCAACCCCGTCGAACTTAATCCGGCCGGAGTTCGGGTCATAAAAGCGGGTAATTAATGAAGCGATGGTGGTTTTACCTACACCGGTGGGGCCGACAAAAGCCACCATTTCTCCTGGTGCTATTGTAAACGAGATGTCCTCTAATACCGGGGAAGCTTTGTCATAACTAAAAGTGACGTTTTCAAAAACAAGGTGTCCCTTAGCGGCCGGCAGGCGGAGGGCAGCAGGCTTATCTTTAATCTCAGGTTCGGCATCCAGAAGGTCAAATACGCGTTCAGCTCCGGCAACAGCCTGGAGGAGACTGTCAACTGAGGTAACTAAGGTGGCAATCGGGGCATAAAACAGGGTGAGATATAACAGAAATCGTACAATATCGCCGACACTTAGAATTCCTTCTAATGCCATGATGCCGCCAAAACCAACCACCACGACTGTGCCCAGTGATAGAACGGCTTCCACAGTCGGATGATAGATACCGCCTAGCCAGACAACCTTCATAACTGCGTCCCGCCATCTGTATGTCTGGAAACTAAAGACTTCTGACGCGCTGTTTTGCCGGCCAAAAAGCTGAATTTCTTTTAATCCGGTGAGGTTATCCTGCAGTACGGCATTCATGTCGCCCAAACAGGTTTGATGCAGGCTGTAGGCTGGATAAATTTTTTTACTGTAGTACAGGCTGAAAGCCACCATAAAGGGAACCGGGATAAAGGTCAAAAGAGCCAGCCAGGGGTTAAGCAGTACCAGCAAAATAGCAACTCCGGCTACAATAAGTGCACTGCTTAAAATATTAGGAATGGCGTGGGCGATAAGCAATTCAAACTGAGCTGTGTCGTTCATCACCCTGCTCATAATCTGTCCGGTTTGTTTGTCACTATAATAGCCTAATGATAGTTTCTGCAAATGATCATATACCTTGATCCGCATTTTGGCAACGATATTCCAGGCGGCACAATGTGCCCAATAGTCACTGCCCAGACGAAAAAATGCCCGGAGCAGATAGGTACAGAACAGCAATAGGGCGAGGCGTTGAACCTCGGGAATATTTGCTTTGCTGAAATTGCCTGTCAGTAAGTCGATGAGATTACTGATTAAACCGGGACCAATCAGGTTGAGCGCGGTGTAGATGACAATACTGGCAACTGCGCTGGCAAGCATCCAATAATATTCCTTTGATGCGTAAAGTAATCTTCCGATATATTTCATAAAATGCATGCTCTCCTCTGTAATTGAGGTTAATTTTTTGTAAGCACCGTTACGCTGCTCCACTCAGCTATGTCACAGGTTAATTTTAGAATGGCAGCCGGGCATGGGGACAGGAGATTGTGGGGCAATCTCCTGTTTGCTTTAGGGCTAAATTTTGTGTTCCAGGCCAAAATAGAAACTGCGTGACGGCATAGGGAATTGTCCCGGATGGCGTTGGCCGAAGCTGTCAGACCAATAGCTGGCTGCTGATTCGTACGCCTTATTGGTCAGGTTATAGCCTTTGAAATAGATGCGGGTGTCGGAATTGCACTTATAATTGACCGTCATATCCAAAGTCAGGTACGATTTGCCGGAAAAAACACTGGTATCGCGGCCGGTGACGCTCCTGAGGGTAAGGCCGGTATTGAGCTTATCCTGATCATATTCAACATTGAGACGGTAGCCGTTAGGCTGACTGGTGCGCGGATCGTTCGAATAAGCAGTTTCCGTACTGGATTGGTTTTGGATCTTTACATACGTATAACCGGCGGCTATATTCCACTGTGGCGATAACTGCCGCGACAGCGTGAGGTCAAAGCCCTGACGTTTTTGCTTATTCACATTTATATATTTGGTATATTCAATGCCATTGTTATCCCAATCCCGCCAAGCCCAGTCAAGGGCATTATCGATTTGGCTGCGGTAAACACTGGTCTGCAGTTTTGTTCCATGCCCCAATTCGGTGTTTAGACCCAGAGTTATTGTCTGGCCTTTCTCCGGGTCCAGATCAGGGTTGCCTTTCCAGTATATGGTATTGCTGTACATCTGTGCAATAGTCGGGTTTTTGACATATTGCCCCCAGGAGGCATAAAGATTGGTTGTGGAATTAATTTCACGGTTAGCCGTCAACCGTGAGGTGAAGTGGCCGCCGACTACACTGTGATGATCATAGCGCGCTCCGGCCGATAGTGTCCAATTGCTGGGGAGGCTCCAGCGATTTTCGGCGAAAACGGCTCCGGTAGTAACGCTTTCATCAATAGAGCTATTGTCATTTATTGTTTCCTGCCGCCATTCACCACCGCCAACCAAGGTGTGTTTTTCTCCTAGTTTCCAGCTTTGCTGCCAGTCAAGGCCGGTAGCCTCCAACTCATCGATAGCAAACAGGGAATTATAATATGTGGCTTCATAGTGGTTGCGATATACGCGCAGCAAATTGTTGGCTCCGGTATCTTTTCCCCATTGGTAGGTAAGTGCCACGTTGTTGTCCAGGCTGGTACGGTAACCCCCGGGGTATTCTGATCTGCCGTCCGGATGTATGTAACCGGCAAATCCTGACTCATCTTCGGTATGCTCGAATTGCAAAGACAGAGAGCGTCCGCCCTTCAGCTCCTTGTCCAGACGCAGGGTCAAAAACTCCCGGTCCAGCTGGCTATCGTTATGGGTTCTGATTTTACCTGTCCGGAAGTCTTTGTACTCAAAGCTATCTTGCTGTTTCTTTTCTGCTGTCAGCAAATAACTGATATCACTGGATTTACCCTGGCTGGTAAGATTATAGCGTTTAAAGCCCCAGCTGCCGAATTCAGAAGCCACCGATGTCCGGGTTTCACCGGCTTTGCGGGTAATGATATTAATGACTCCGCCTGCCGCTTCGCTGCCGTATAGCGAGGAAGACGGACCGCGGACAATTTCAATGCGTTCAATATTTTCAACGGCCAGCAGATCCAGGATTGCACCTGAGTTGCTGCCGCTGGCAACAAGATGACTCCAATTCATGCGGCGGCCGTCAATCAATACCAGCACCCGTTCGTCACCATTGAGTAAAGGGATAGTAGCCCCACTGTTTTTTTCTAAGGTTATGCTGCTTTTCCTTAATACA
Proteins encoded in this window:
- a CDS encoding TetR/AcrR family transcriptional regulator, producing the protein MFPISRVTKDPQVRQAELMDTALELFLANGYQKTTVQDIVKHVNVAQGTFYYYFPSKEAILEAILISHVQNMIAEIQAFKPDNILEKLQFFINRFYRLSYLGEPGLISKVLYKEKQGLLINKLWRQTITITNPLLSHILEQCNQAGVTHVIHIDETLCFFGGVMAALLEASSPLEFGHESNPQILRAKLTIAEKMLETLFGASPGSIHLDEPQVI
- a CDS encoding ABC transporter substrate-binding protein, producing the protein MPIRLNRNINFLLISCLLALSLTGCGTLPPDPSKGLPVISTGTGYPSVTITNFDAAGNLVEYTYRQIPTRVVVTHPGATELLLELGLEDRILATVAPYGPPLERLREKYAKTKILQAQYAPSREEILDLEPDMVIGWPHHFSENVFGDIQSWHTRGVATFIVPSTLRQTKPLLENNVYTYIADIGKIFGIPDQANQYIQDCRQRVARVEAAVRNIPQKKTVLVLQDHLDGKFSLYDSSYLVSSLIASAGGQHIGDTLTAIVGAEEVLSHDPDFILFVSVNRKDAAKDLTDQEAITHLKGIRELQSMRAIEQGNIINVPFFSVNNGGVRIIDVVEKIAKTLYPECFD
- a CDS encoding ABC transporter ATP-binding protein codes for the protein MDLSLKNINVTLCQKNIIQDVSLDAKKGQFVGIIGPNGSGKSTLLRTIYRVIQPTTGTILLDGNDYKKVKLAESAKKMAVVGQFNNINFDFTVFDMVMMGRTPHKSFLGTNNRSDYELTLEAIRKVGMEHYADRSFSTLSGGEKQRVTLARALAQQPEILVLDEPTNHLDIKYQLQLLTIVKSLGIGILAALHDLSLAAMYCDKLYVMQDGKLIAHGSPKEVLTPGLVRDVYEIDCDIRENPDTGYLSITYYPTHRYA
- a CDS encoding FecCD family ABC transporter permease, with the translated sequence MMQVPSRQPFPFDAVIRKKQVFLGWTTVLITGVLVSVLLAVCFGTVKIAPEAALKIILFKMFHMNIGDIAAQASRAHLDIIWEIRFPRILMAVITGAGLAMCGTAMQSSVQNPLADPYILGISAGASLGATFSILLNASGIFSGLPTAFWAFIGALAASLLVMVLSGIGSQVSTVKMVLAGTIANALFSAFSSFIIYIASSAEGIRTVTFWTMGSLAAAKWNNILLPGLGVLLGSIFLLAQSRNLNALLLGEEAATTLGITLQTVRRNIILVTALLTGLIVSSCGVIGFVGLIIPHIVRGFVGSDHRRLLPSAMLTGALFLIWADVLARTALPSGELPIGIITALIGAPFFMYVLFKNSLGFSNK
- a CDS encoding ABC transporter ATP-binding protein, encoding MKYIGRLLYASKEYYWMLASAVASIVIYTALNLIGPGLISNLIDLLTGNFSKANIPEVQRLALLLFCTYLLRAFFRLGSDYWAHCAAWNIVAKMRIKVYDHLQKLSLGYYSDKQTGQIMSRVMNDTAQFELLIAHAIPNILSSALIVAGVAILLVLLNPWLALLTFIPVPFMVAFSLYYSKKIYPAYSLHQTCLGDMNAVLQDNLTGLKEIQLFGRQNSASEVFSFQTYRWRDAVMKVVWLGGIYHPTVEAVLSLGTVVVVGFGGIMALEGILSVGDIVRFLLYLTLFYAPIATLVTSVDSLLQAVAGAERVFDLLDAEPEIKDKPAALRLPAAKGHLVFENVTFSYDKASPVLEDISFTIAPGEMVAFVGPTGVGKTTIASLITRFYDPNSGRIKFDGVDLRDIELASLRSQMSVVPQEVFLFNGTIAENIAYGRPDATPEELIQAAKKAYIHDFIASLPQGYASLVGERGILLSGGQKQRLAIARALLRNTPLLILDEATASVDMEAEKQIQKAIQQLAGTRTLLVIAHRLSTVRRADKIIVLDDTNIVEQGSHEELLAKAGLYARLCASQIA
- a CDS encoding TonB-dependent receptor plug domain-containing protein; its protein translation is MNKRQRQVMCSLLSSALLLGTPLATPAEEAADQHEYALDEYVVTANRIPVKQTEIAANVTVITREEIEKGGYSSVPDVLRKSSITLEKNSGATIPLLNGDERVLVLIDGRRMNWSHLVASGSNSGAILDLLAVENIERIEIVRGPSSSLYGSEAAGGVINIITRKAGETRTSVASEFGSWGFKRYNLTSQGKSSDISYLLTAEKKQQDSFEYKDFRTGKIRTHNDSQLDREFLTLRLDKELKGGRSLSLQFEHTEDESGFAGYIHPDGRSEYPGGYRTSLDNNVALTYQWGKDTGANNLLRVYRNHYEATYYNSLFAIDELEATGLDWQQSWKLGEKHTLVGGGEWRQETINDNSSIDESVTTGAVFAENRWSLPSNWTLSAGARYDHHSVVGGHFTSRLTANREINSTTNLYASWGQYVKNPTIAQMYSNTIYWKGNPDLDPEKGQTITLGLNTELGHGTKLQTSVYRSQIDNALDWAWRDWDNNGIEYTKYINVNKQKRQGFDLTLSRQLSPQWNIAAGYTYVKIQNQSSTETAYSNDPRTSQPNGYRLNVEYDQDKLNTGLTLRSVTGRDTSVFSGKSYLTLDMTVNYKCNSDTRIYFKGYNLTNKAYESAASYWSDSFGQRHPGQFPMPSRSFYFGLEHKI